One part of the Planctomycetaceae bacterium genome encodes these proteins:
- a CDS encoding succinate dehydrogenase/fumarate reductase iron-sulfur subunit, whose protein sequence is MSSELLNLNLRVWRQAGPDARGQFHEYQLSGVSTHMSFLEMLDVLNEQLIESGEQPVAFDHDCREGICGMCSLMINGQAHGPDRGTATCQLHMRRFRNGDTITIEPWRATAFPVLRDLVVDRSAFDRIIRAGGYVSVSTGNAPDGNAILVPGHRQETAMDAAACIGCGACVAACKNASAMLFVSAKVSQLAVLPQGQPERKQRVLSMVAQMDEEGFGSCTNTYECEAACPAEISVSNIARLNREYTRAVLTSAE, encoded by the coding sequence ATGAGTTCTGAGCTGCTGAATCTGAACCTGCGAGTCTGGAGACAGGCCGGCCCCGATGCTCGCGGTCAGTTTCATGAATACCAGTTGTCCGGCGTCAGCACCCACATGTCGTTCCTGGAAATGCTGGATGTGCTGAACGAGCAACTGATCGAAAGCGGTGAACAGCCTGTCGCGTTTGATCATGACTGCCGCGAAGGCATCTGCGGCATGTGCAGCCTGATGATCAACGGTCAGGCTCACGGACCCGATCGCGGAACCGCCACCTGCCAGCTTCACATGCGGCGATTCCGCAACGGCGACACCATCACCATCGAACCCTGGCGAGCGACCGCTTTTCCGGTGCTGCGAGACCTGGTGGTGGATCGCTCCGCGTTTGATCGCATCATCAGGGCCGGCGGCTATGTTTCCGTCAGTACCGGTAATGCTCCCGACGGCAACGCCATCCTGGTTCCCGGTCACCGTCAGGAAACCGCAATGGATGCCGCCGCGTGCATCGGCTGCGGCGCCTGCGTGGCCGCCTGCAAGAACGCTTCCGCCATGCTGTTCGTCTCCGCCAAAGTTTCCCAACTGGCAGTACTGCCGCAGGGCCAGCCTGAACGAAAGCAGCGAGTCCTCAGCATGGTCGCACAGATGGATGAAGAAGGTTTTGGATCCTGTACCAACACGTATGAATGTGAAGCCGCCTGTCCGGCGGAGATCTCCGTCAGCAACATCGCCCGCCTGAACCGCGAATACACACGAGCCGTCCTGACCAGCGCCGAATGA
- a CDS encoding fumarate reductase/succinate dehydrogenase flavoprotein subunit: MFSVANETLDGRVPEGPIESKWDKHRFNMKLVNPANKRKFSIIVVGTGLAGGAAAAALGELGYHVKSFCFQDSPRRAHSIAAQGGINAAKNYPNDGDSIWRLFYDTVKGGDYRAREANVYRLAQISNSIIDQCVAQGVPFAREYGGTLANRSFGGAQVSRTFYCRGQTGQQLLLGCYQAMMRQVHTGKVELFARREMLELIVVDGVARGIVVRNLTTGQLETHLAHAVVLCTGGYGNAYYLSTNAKGCNVTAAWRCHRRGAYFANPCYTQIHPTCIPVSGDYQSKLTLMSESLRNDGRVWVPKAAKDQRPPSQIPGEERDYFLERRYPSFGNLVPRDVASRAAKERCDAGYGVGETGKAVYLDFRDAIVRDGEDTVRRKYGNLFHMYQKITADNPYEVPMQIYPAVHYTMGGLWVDYNLMSNVPGLFVLGEANFSDHGANRLGASALMQGLSDGYFVIPYTIGDHLATTKLPPVPDDHPACLEAVQAADERIRRLLSVRGSRTVDSFHRSLGHIMWEHCGMARTRGGLQEAVSRIRDLRDDFWKDVRVLGSGDSLNQSLEKAGRVADFMEFSELLAVDALHREESCGGHFREEYQHEDGEAKRNDSDFSYVAAWDFQGVGAEPVLHREPLTFEYVHPSTRSYK, translated from the coding sequence ATGTTTTCCGTGGCGAATGAAACCTTAGACGGTCGAGTGCCTGAAGGCCCCATCGAATCGAAATGGGACAAGCATCGCTTCAACATGAAGCTGGTAAACCCGGCCAATAAGCGGAAGTTCAGCATCATTGTCGTCGGAACGGGACTCGCCGGCGGAGCGGCCGCCGCGGCGCTCGGTGAACTCGGGTACCACGTGAAGTCGTTCTGTTTTCAGGACAGTCCCCGTCGCGCGCACAGCATCGCGGCTCAGGGTGGCATCAACGCGGCGAAGAACTATCCCAACGACGGCGACAGTATCTGGCGATTGTTCTACGACACTGTCAAGGGCGGCGACTACCGGGCTCGCGAAGCCAACGTCTATCGGCTGGCTCAGATCAGCAACAGCATCATCGATCAATGCGTCGCTCAGGGAGTGCCGTTCGCTCGCGAATACGGCGGAACGCTGGCCAATCGGTCGTTCGGCGGGGCACAGGTGTCCCGAACATTCTACTGCCGCGGCCAGACCGGTCAGCAACTGCTGCTGGGCTGTTATCAGGCGATGATGAGGCAGGTCCATACCGGCAAAGTCGAATTGTTTGCCCGTCGGGAGATGCTGGAACTGATCGTCGTCGACGGAGTTGCCCGCGGAATCGTTGTTCGAAATCTGACGACCGGCCAGTTGGAAACGCATCTGGCTCACGCCGTGGTGTTGTGTACCGGCGGCTATGGAAATGCCTATTACCTGTCCACAAACGCCAAGGGTTGTAATGTCACCGCCGCGTGGCGCTGCCATCGACGCGGAGCCTACTTTGCGAACCCGTGCTACACTCAGATTCACCCCACCTGCATCCCTGTCAGCGGCGACTATCAGTCCAAACTGACGCTGATGAGCGAAAGCCTTCGCAACGACGGTCGAGTCTGGGTGCCGAAAGCGGCGAAAGACCAGCGTCCTCCGTCGCAGATTCCTGGTGAAGAACGCGACTATTTCCTGGAACGCCGCTATCCGTCGTTCGGAAATCTTGTGCCGCGCGATGTCGCTTCCCGGGCCGCCAAGGAACGCTGCGATGCCGGATATGGCGTCGGAGAAACCGGCAAGGCCGTGTATCTTGATTTTCGGGATGCCATCGTTCGCGACGGAGAAGACACCGTCCGCAGGAAATACGGTAACCTGTTTCATATGTATCAGAAGATCACGGCCGACAATCCGTACGAGGTGCCGATGCAGATCTACCCGGCCGTCCACTACACGATGGGCGGACTGTGGGTCGACTACAATTTGATGAGCAACGTTCCGGGACTGTTCGTGCTGGGAGAAGCGAACTTCTCCGACCACGGAGCCAACCGTCTGGGAGCCAGTGCTCTGATGCAGGGACTTTCCGACGGCTATTTCGTGATCCCTTACACGATCGGCGATCATCTGGCCACGACCAAACTGCCACCGGTGCCGGACGATCATCCCGCGTGTCTGGAAGCCGTGCAGGCGGCTGACGAACGCATCAGACGGCTGCTGTCCGTCAGAGGATCACGCACGGTCGATTCGTTCCATCGGTCGCTCGGCCATATCATGTGGGAACACTGCGGCATGGCTCGCACACGCGGCGGCCTGCAGGAAGCGGTCAGTCGGATTCGCGATTTGCGGGACGATTTCTGGAAGGACGTGCGAGTCCTCGGGTCCGGCGATTCTCTGAATCAGAGTCTGGAGAAGGCCGGTCGAGTGGCCGACTTCATGGAATTCTCCGAATTGCTGGCCGTCGACGCGCTGCATCGCGAAGAATCCTGCGGCGGTCACTTCCGTGAGGAATATCAGCACGAAGACGGCGAAGCCAAACGCAACGACAGCGACTTCAGCTACGTCGCCGCATGGGATTTTCAGGGTGTGGGCGCAGAACCGGTGCTTCACCGCGAACCGCTGACATTCGAATACGTGCATCCTTCGACAAGGAGCTACAAGTAG